The DNA segment CCGGCCTACGAGAGCCCGGGCTACAAGCGGGCCGGGCTGCGCCTGTGGTACACATTGCGCGAGTGCGCCGCGTTCGCGCGCTACTCTTTCATGCGCCTCGTTGGGCGCGAGGGTTCGAGGGGAGCGGTGTAGCGCGTGCGCGAGGAGGGGGTGCGGAGGGTGCCGGGTCGCGTGAAGCTCGTGCTGGCGGTGCTCGGGGTTGTGCTCGTCGGCCTGCAGGCCTGGCGGTGGCACGCCGCGAGGGCCGAGATCGAGGCGCTGGCGGGTCCGAATCATCCCAAAGGGTATCTCATCGAGACAGTTCCCTCCGGACTCACGCTCACGGTCGAAGGCAAGGAGATCGGGGTGACGCCGTGTGTGTATTCCCCCCGCGAGCGGAACGCGACTGAGATGCCCTCGGGTGTGACCTCCCCCGCGCCCGACGAGAAGACTGTTGAGACGCTGCGCTTCGCCGGAGCCTTTGAAGACACGGTGACGCTACCACTCTACGTGGGGGCAGATTGGGTTAAATATCCGGACGACCTGCGCTTCCGTCCACGCTACGTCTTCAGCGACGCCGCCCTCATCGGCTGGTGGCTGCCGGGCCTCGTCTCGCTGCCCCTGCTGGCGGCGGCATTTGCGCTTCACGCGCGCGATCGCGTTCACCAGGCAGATGAGAGCACGGCCCTGAGAGACACCGTCGAGAACGTCGAGCCCGGGGGGCGGGTCGGCGATTGGCGCCTGGGGAAGCGTCTCGGCGAGGGGGCCATGGCCGAGGTGTTCGAAGGGCATCGCCTGGGGGCGAGTGCTTCCTCCGACACCACGGAGGGGGTTGCGGTGAAGGTGCTGTTCGAGGCCGTCTCGAGCGACCCGGAGTTTCGGCAGCGGTTCGAGCGCGAGGCCCTCATCGGGCGTCGCTTCAAGCACCCCAACCTGGTGACGCTGTTCGCTTCGGGACAGGTGGGCGAGCGTCTCTATGTGGTCATGCAACGGGTCTCGGGGGGGACCTTGCGTGATCGCCTGCAGCGCGGTCCGATGGCCCTCGACGACGCCCTCGCCGCCCTCGATGACATCTGCGCCGGACTGTCGCACGCCCACGGCCTCGGTGTGGTGCACCGCGACCTCAAGCCGGAGAACGTGCTCTTCGACGGCGCAGGCCGTTGCCGCGTGGTCGATTTCGGTCTTGCCCGCACCCAGGGCCAGCAGACCATCACGGCCACCGGCGCCATCATGGGCACGCCGGCCTACATGGCGCCGGAGCAGGTCGAGGGCGTTCGGGGAGATGCCCGTCTCGATCTGTATGCCCTGGGGTGCGTGGCCTATGAGATGCTGGCGGGGCGACCGCCCTTTGTCTCCAGCGATCTCACGCAGACGCTCATGGCGCACCTGTCTGATGTGCCAACCCCTCTGCGCGACCTTGCGCCACACGTGCCGTCGCACGTCGAGCAGACCATCATGGCGATGCTCGAGAAGCATCCCGAAGACCGCCCCTCGTCGGTTGACGAGGTTGCGCGGCGGTTGCGGGGGGACGCGTGACCCCGCAGCGGGGTGAGGGAGTCAGATGCGGTGGTTCACCATGCGCCAGAACGTGATGCGCAGCCTTCCGCTGCTGGGGAGAAACGTGTTGAGACTGAAATCGTACGTCTTGTGGGTGGCGTCGGTCTGATCTGAGCTGCTGTCATTGCCGTTCGATGCGCTCGACTTCCTCCTGCCGCCGGACAGCAGGTAGGCGAGTTCCTGTTTGGCCTCCTCGAATCTCTTGCGCTCGTCCGGTGATGCATTCGGGTTCACGGCGGCGGTCTGGGCCTTCTGCAGCGCTTCAACGGCATCTGCGATGTCTTTTCCTTGTGGGGTAGATGTCTTGATGCCGAGATCACCGAACTCGATGGAACCCGCGGGCATGGGCGTCAGCAGCGCCTGCCACGATTTCGGGATGGGAAGGTTGCTCGTCGAGCCATCAGTCGAGGGCTCTGATGGCGTTGACACGTCTTTCGCATTCTTTGCCGTTTCTTCGCTGGCGTCTCTGAACTCGCGATTCCGCTCTGTCCCGGGAATCGTTCCGAGGTACAGCTTCTGGCCGGTCATATCCGGGGGCAGCGGGTTTCCTCGGTCATCGCGTGGAGGGATGTACTCTTTGAACGTGTTCCTGTCGCTATACAGCTCCCCCACTGCAACGTTGTTGACCGTCACCGGCTCCGGCGTGGGCTGCGAATCGGGCGCCAGCGTCACCGTGAACTTGATGCTCGAGGCATCCCGGGTGCCCACCACGTGCACGTTCTCAAACGTGGCGCCGCCGCTGTCGGGCTTTTCCTTGGGGGCGTCGACCACCACGTTGCCCACCACGAGGATGTTGCGCGCGTCGACCGCGGTCTGCGAGTACACGAGCCCCTCGAACACGTTGCCGCTGCCCAGGCCCGGCACCGATCTGCCGCTGCCGGTGCCGGCCACCGCGATAGGGCCCGTGGCCACGAGGGCGATGCTCTGGCTGCCCACGATCTGGCTGGGGCCCCCCTTCATGGTGATGCTCCCGTCGACCACGAGCGCGCCCGTGCCCGTCACGCCGTTCGAGAGCGTGAGATTGCCGCGCACGTAGAGAAAGGCGTTGCTCAAGGTGAGCGCCCCGCTGTAGGTCAGGTTGCCGCCGGCGTAGTACGCCCCGCTCAGCGTGGTGGCACCGTAGGTCGGTTCCCCCAGGGCGATGACCCCTTTCTCGGCGTGGTTGTCGTAGCTGGTCACCTCGAGCTGGGGCAGGGCCACCGTTCCGCTGCTGGCAAAGATACCGGCACGCACGATGCGTGGCGGGTCGATGCGGATGGGGCCGCGTGACTTGACGAATCCGCTGATATAGGTCTGGCTGCCTCCGGACGGGGTGATGACGACGCCCCTCGGCGAGTTGGCCGCCAGGTCACCCGGACGGTCGGTCGAGCCGTTGACGTAGCCGCCCGACGATTGCGCCCCCTCGATGATGAGCGAGCCTTTCGAGCGGAACGTTCCGCTTGCCGCGACGGCGTAGGGAAACGGCGGCTGGCACACGATGGCTTCCACCGTGCGTACCTGTCCACGGCAGAAGCCTGTCGAGATGAGGTGCGTCATGCCCCCGGGCACGGTGCGACCGGCGTATCCGCCGCGCGTTTCGCTGGCCTGGTTGTTCGTCGACCACGGCCACTCGCCATTGGTCTTGAACGTGACCACATGCCCCGCTTGTCGTGGGTCGAGATTGCTCGACGTGGAGACGATCTCTTCGTCGTGGGTGCCGTAGGCCGGGTCGGCGGTGAGCTCAGCCATGGCTTGAGAGACGCCAGCTTCGGCTTCATCTTGCGCGATGTTGCCGTTTGCGAAGCCCACGGTGAGGTTGAGATTGGCCGTGAACAGCGCAACCATGGCGGCGGCGATGAGGCAGAGCGTGCACACCGTGCCCAGCACCAGCTGCAGCGACATGCCGCGCGCGCGGCGCCCGCCTACCATGGCGCGTTGCGCGGCGTCACCGCGGTGGTGAGATCGAAGCGCTCGATGCCCCCCTTGGGGTCTGGCACCTCAACGGTCATGTGCAAGGCGAGCGGATAGGTGATGGCCCCTTCCGGTGTCGACATGTCGAGGGCCGAGATCCGGCGTGACAGCAGCTGATCGCCCGCGGTCACGTCCGGGGTCTGGTCGGCCAGGTCCTGCGCGCTGATCTGCTGGGGTTTCGTGTTGTCAGCGAAGTGGTAGGCGGGCGGTGCGCGATGCATGAGCCACAGTGACTGATGGGCCTTGTCGAACCAGAAGATGTCGAAATGGTCGTCGTACAGGGGGGTGCCGTTGTCGCTGAACGGCTGCCCGGTCGAGACGATGGGCTGCAGCGCGATGGCGATGGGGCTGTCGTTCACACCGTCGGAGGCGGTCACGGTGGCCGGGCTGGTGCACAGCAGCGCATTCCGGATGCGGTGCAGCGCCGCGGCCGCCGCCTGCTGCGCCTCGGCGCCGGCATTCTGCTGCTGGAAGAGCACCGTGGCCGGCACCATCATCTGCGCGATCATGCCCAGTGCCAGCAGAAGCAGCATGCAGACCACGGTGAGCTCGGCCAGGGTGGCGCCGCGGCGACGACGACGTGTGCGCATCTCAGTTCCTCACGAACAGCACGCGGGTCGACGCAAGTGATGATGTTGTGTTCGCCCGATCGCGCCACGAGACGGTCACCTGCACGCCGAGGGCGTCGGCGCGGTCGATGGCGGTTCCCTGCGCGGTGGTGATGGCAAAGGTCGACACGCCTCGGCCAAAGGCGCCACGCGTGGTCTCTACGTCGGGCAAGGGGCCATCGCGGATGTCGGTGAGGTTGCCGGCGCCCAGCGTCTCGAGCGTCTGCTGGGCGATGATCGATGCCTGGACGCGATCTGCAGCCATGCGGGTGCCGCTCATCGTGGCGGGGACCACCCCCACGAGCGTGATCGAGACAATCGACAGCAGCAGAAGGGAGAACACGAGCTCGGCGAGCGAATATCCTGAACATCTGCGTCTGTCGCGAGACCGCATCTCGTTCTCCCCACTCAGACGTCGTCGCAAGGGGTTTCCCCGACGCGGGGGACATCGGGGTGCGAACCTCGAGCAAGGAGCTCTTGAAGGCCGATGCGCCCTCATCCCGCCGCGCGCCATGCAAAGCTGGCTATATTGTGGTTCGGGCTGGCGCTTCTCACCTCCTCGTCTGGTCTTCTGCGTCAACCGCACCCGCGAGATCCGGCCGCGGTCTACCTCGACACCTCTCCGCCGGGGGCCGCGGTCGTTCGCCTGCAGCCGCGCACCGGGCAGATCCGAGCGGGACGTGTCGAGACGGGCTTCGCTGCCGTTCCCGTGGGGCGCTCGCCGGGGCCGCTCAATCTCGATCGACACGCGCCCGCGGAGCTGCGCCTCTCGCTCTGGGGGTACGCCGACACGGTCTATCACTACGATCCCTCGCTGCCACCGGAGCGGGTCGAGATGCAGGGCCCCGCCATTCCAGGCGTGGTTCCCCTGCTGCACTGGTTCGCGAGGCATGGCCTGTTCGAAGCCACCGTCGTCTTTGCCGCCTTCGGCATCTTTGCGGTCCTCCGGGCGCGCCGAGCCACGCGCGATGAAGACCGCGACGCGCTGCGGCTTGCCCTCGGTGCGCTCGAGACCGGTGTCGTGATCCATGGCTGGAGGCTGGGGGACGAGATCGGACGGGGCGCGAGCGCCCGGGTCTTCACGTGCACGCGGGTCGACGAAGAGAGCGCAGCGGTGTGGGCCGTGAAGATGCTGGTTCGCACCCGCTCCTCGGAAGAGCGCACGACCGGCGACACGCTCTTCTCGCGAGAGATCGACGCCCTGCGTGGCCTGCGTCACCCGAATCTGCCGTTTCTTCGTGACTTCGGCGAGGCCGAGAGCGTGCGCTACATCGTGATGGAGCGCGTGGTCGGCGAGACCCTGCGCGAGCGGTTGCGTCGCGTGGATCGGCTCACGACACGCGAGGGGGTCGAGCTGGCGCGGCAGGTGTGCGCGGCGCTGCGGGCGGCCCACGCGCTCGGGCTGGTGCACCGCGATCTGAAGCCTGCCAACATCATGATCACCGCATCCGGACGGGTCAAGCTCATGGACTTCGGAATCGCTCGGGTGGTCTCGGAAGAAGACGACAGGCCACCGCTCGCAGAGGGTGTGACTCCCATCGCCCCTGATGACAAGGACGTGCAGTCCAGCCCCTCTGCGCTGAACGGGGCTGACGCTTCATACAGGGGATCCGAATCAGGCATCTCAAGCGGTGCGAGCCAGGTCTCATCTCCCTCGGGTGCGCGCTCTCGTCGGCTGGCGGGCACCCCGGGCTACA comes from the Pseudomonadota bacterium genome and includes:
- a CDS encoding serine/threonine protein kinase yields the protein MPGRVKLVLAVLGVVLVGLQAWRWHAARAEIEALAGPNHPKGYLIETVPSGLTLTVEGKEIGVTPCVYSPRERNATEMPSGVTSPAPDEKTVETLRFAGAFEDTVTLPLYVGADWVKYPDDLRFRPRYVFSDAALIGWWLPGLVSLPLLAAAFALHARDRVHQADESTALRDTVENVEPGGRVGDWRLGKRLGEGAMAEVFEGHRLGASASSDTTEGVAVKVLFEAVSSDPEFRQRFEREALIGRRFKHPNLVTLFASGQVGERLYVVMQRVSGGTLRDRLQRGPMALDDALAALDDICAGLSHAHGLGVVHRDLKPENVLFDGAGRCRVVDFGLARTQGQQTITATGAIMGTPAYMAPEQVEGVRGDARLDLYALGCVAYEMLAGRPPFVSSDLTQTLMAHLSDVPTPLRDLAPHVPSHVEQTIMAMLEKHPEDRPSSVDEVARRLRGDA